A stretch of DNA from Arthrobacter globiformis:
ATGGAGTCCACCACGGCCATCCAGTCCTCCACAGAATGGACCTCCAGCGCCTGCGCCTGGGCCCGGAGGCTGCGGATGTCCTTGGGCAGGCAGCCGCCGCCGAAACCGAGCCCGGCGTGCAGGTACCGGTTGCCGATGCGCGGGTCCATGCCCATCGCCTCGCTCAGCTCGCTGACGTCGGCGCCGGCGGCGTCGCACAGTTCCGACATGGCGTTGATGAAGCTGACCTTCGTCGCCAGGAAAGCGTTCGACGCCGATTTGATCAGTTCCGCGGTGGCGAAATTGCACACGAGCCGCGGGATGCCGGCGCGCAGCAGCGGCTCGTACACCGCGTCCAGTACGGCGGTCACACCGCGGGCCGCTCCCGGCGTCCCGTCGCTGCGGCGCCCGAAGGCGCCCTCCTTGCCGCCCCGCACCCCGTACACCAGCCTGTCCGGCACCAGAGTGTCCTTCACCGCCGTGCCCTGCCGCAGGAACTCGGGATTCCAGCCGAGCAGCACGTCGGGCCGTGCCGCGAGGATGCGCCCCAGCTTGTCGACGGTCCCCACGGGCACCGTGGATTTACCGACGACGGCGGCACCCCTGCCCAGGTGCGGAAGGAGACTTTTGGTGGCGGAGACCAAGTAGCTGAGGTCGGCGCCGTCGGACGTCTTCGATTGCGGCGTGCCCACGCAGAGGAAGTGCATCTGCGCCCCGGCGGCGTCGGCGAAGGCAGTGGAAAAGCGCAGGCGGCCGGTGGCCCGGCCGTCGCGCAGGAGTTCGTCCAGTCCCGGTTCGAAGAAGGGCGCCCGGCCGGCGGCCAGCTGCTCGACACGTGCGGGGTCGACGTCGATCCCCACCACCGTGTGGCCCATGGAGGCGAGAGTGGCCGCATGCACGGCGCCGAGGTAGCCGCAGCCGATCACGGAAATGTTCACAGGATGGCTCCTTGAGTGCTGTTGGTTTCTGGTTCCGGAAGCTCAACCAGCGATCCGCTGGTTGAGCCTGGGCCCACTCCGGCAGGGTTCCTTAGCCGAGCTTGCGAGGTTGGGGTGCCGGTGGGGAGCGAAACCGAGGGAGTTTTTGTTTCGCAGTGATCTCGACAAACTCGATCAGCGATGGAGGTGCCGGCAATGACGGCCTTGTAGTCCCGGACCAGTTCCGCGCACAGGGCCGGCCACGTCCGGCCCTGTACCGAAGCGTGAGCCGCCGCGGCGAACGCGCGGCGCTTGGCGTCGTCGCCCATCAGGTCCATCACATGCCTGCGCAGGCCGGCCAGGTCACCGGGTTCATAGAGCCAGCCGGTGCGGGAATTTTCCACCAGATCCAGGGGGCCTCCGCGGCCCGTGGCCACCACCGGAACACCCGATGCCATGGCCTCCTGGATGGTCTGGCAGAAGGTCTCGAACTCGCCCGGGTGGACGAACAGGTCGAACGACGCCACGGCCCGGGCCAGGTCTTCGCCGCCGAGGAATCCGGTGAACACGGCGTTGGGAAGCGCTTCCTCCAGCGCGGCCCGCTGCGGACCGTCACCCACAATCACCAGGCGGGTGCCGGGGATATCGGCCAGCACGGCAAGGTCCTCCACCTGCTTCTCCACCGCCAGGCGGCCCACATAGCCGATGATCCGCTCACCGCCCGGCGCCACGGAAGCCCGCCATCCGTCGTCGCGCTTTCCCGGTGCAAAACGCGCGGTATCCACACCGCGCCGCCATATGCCCACCCGCAGAATCCCGCGGCCGCGCAACTGGTTCAGCGCGAAAGTGGACGGCACCAGCGTCCGGGACGCCAGGAGATGAATGTTTTCCACCCTGTTCCAGGCCCAGTTCTCCAGGAACGGCACCCCGTACCGGGCGGCGTAGCCGGGAACCTCGGTCTGGTAGATGGCCACCGTGGGGATCCCCAGCTGATGCGCGGCCTGCGCCGCCCGCCAGCCGAGCACGAACGGCGACGCCAGGTGGACCACGTCCGGTGCGTAGTCGGCAAGGATTCTCTTGACCCGGTACACACCTCCCAGCGCCACCCGCACGTTCGTGTAACCCGCCAGCGGAACGGAGGGCAGCCGGTGCACAAACGCGCCGTGCACAACGTCCAGAACATCAGCGTCCGACGTCGACGGCGCAATCACCAATACCTCATCGCCCCGTTCCTGCAGGTGCTCAAGCACTCGCAGGATGGAGTGCGTGACTCCGTTCATCAGCGGCAGGAATGATTCGGCAACGATAGCGATCCTCACCCCTCAACGGTGTTCCCGCCGTCTAACCATGCGGGGGAGTGGGCGTGACCGTGAAGGGAAGGTTGGGTAAACAGGCGGGGCTAGCGTTCCTCGTGGCGGAGAACGTCCGGCAGCT
This window harbors:
- a CDS encoding glycosyltransferase family 4 protein; translated protein: MRIAIVAESFLPLMNGVTHSILRVLEHLQERGDEVLVIAPSTSDADVLDVVHGAFVHRLPSVPLAGYTNVRVALGGVYRVKRILADYAPDVVHLASPFVLGWRAAQAAHQLGIPTVAIYQTEVPGYAARYGVPFLENWAWNRVENIHLLASRTLVPSTFALNQLRGRGILRVGIWRRGVDTARFAPGKRDDGWRASVAPGGERIIGYVGRLAVEKQVEDLAVLADIPGTRLVIVGDGPQRAALEEALPNAVFTGFLGGEDLARAVASFDLFVHPGEFETFCQTIQEAMASGVPVVATGRGGPLDLVENSRTGWLYEPGDLAGLRRHVMDLMGDDAKRRAFAAAAHASVQGRTWPALCAELVRDYKAVIAGTSIADRVCRDHCETKTPSVSLPTGTPTSQARLRNPAGVGPGSTSGSLVELPEPETNSTQGAIL
- a CDS encoding UDP-glucose dehydrogenase family protein — encoded protein: MNISVIGCGYLGAVHAATLASMGHTVVGIDVDPARVEQLAAGRAPFFEPGLDELLRDGRATGRLRFSTAFADAAGAQMHFLCVGTPQSKTSDGADLSYLVSATKSLLPHLGRGAAVVGKSTVPVGTVDKLGRILAARPDVLLGWNPEFLRQGTAVKDTLVPDRLVYGVRGGKEGAFGRRSDGTPGAARGVTAVLDAVYEPLLRAGIPRLVCNFATAELIKSASNAFLATKVSFINAMSELCDAAGADVSELSEAMGMDPRIGNRYLHAGLGFGGGCLPKDIRSLRAQAQALEVHSVEDWMAVVDSINLGQRARTAEVAKELCGGSIAGRTVTVLGAAFKPDTDDIRDSPALDVALRLASAGAHVTVTDPKAINNSWMRFPQLRFEASAARALEGAELVLLLTEWAEYRDLSPAAVGQLVRRRTVLDARNVLDTAAWRAEDWTVRGLGTNQAAALTEHISAG